Genomic segment of Drosophila simulans strain w501 chromosome 2R, Prin_Dsim_3.1, whole genome shotgun sequence:
AAAGAAATCGCAGGTGATCCTGATAACAGAACCATGAAGTTAAAAAATCATAGAATATTTGtaccttattttgaaatggaaatattcACACATAGTAGGCTTTGCAAGTGAGACATCCCTAGCTCTcagcccaaaaataaaaaacatatttcgaAGTGAGTGTTAGCTGATAATCACAGTTcctgcaaaataaattagtcTTGTTAACTGAAAGCCTAAGGCATGGCGTTTAATAGCCCGCTTTTGGTGCCTGTCCTCAAGGCCGATGATGACGAAGAGGAGTTAGTTGATCCGCAAGCAGCCCTTAGGGAGAAGTGCCAGGCCAAGGGTCACATTGGGTCCCTGTACAACAAGTATCAAGAGTGCAATGATCGCGTGAATGGCAAGTCCAAAACCACTGAGACGTGCATGGAGGAATTGTTCGACTTCGTTGCTGAGTTGGATCATTGCGTTGCTCACAGCCTCTTCTCGAAACTCAAATAGTTTCAAATTCTAGCAatgcttaaaactaaaattggcaattaaataaaggAAGCatactaaaatataaatatttccagcTATAACTCGTTTAGGAAAAGTCCCACTTATGGGTACACTTTTATCTGATTTTTCACTATCTAAATGGAACGCATTTTGGTTGGCCTTTTCAGTCGGCTGATAAGGTTTATGGGTTACTAAGGGTACACCAACGTCGGAATCTAAGATCGCTTGCATCGAATATTTGTGTGCAGCTTGCTATAATCTTTAATACGAGTTGAATGCCTTAATCAGGGATCAGCAACTCCATGCAATACCAAAGCTAACTAGCTTCTCATCGCATATCTCAACTCCTCCTTCCTCTACAGGCCAAGCCCATTAACCAGAAAATGTTGGTCGATGAGTCCAAGTACGCGCCGGATGACATTGAGGTTTAACTTttcaaatgtgtttttaattatttagttataCTATCTGTTATGGAACATACACACATtacacgaacacacacacacacattgggGCACCCCCATACAAAACACACGCACAATGAATGTTCCAGGGACTGGTTGGTGATCGTACCCAGAGTTGAATCCCCTGTTTGGAGACTCTTTTGGTGTTGGTCAAAGAAACATGATCTCCTGAGTTATGGCCCTCACCTCAACAAACCCTCGAAAACTCACATGTCCGTTATCTCTCTGTCGATTCTACTTTGTGGTCCCTCCCCTAATCTGgcgtttcttttttaaatcgcAACCTCTAACACGACGTTAAACTAATCGCCACGAATTCGCTCATTTTCCAGGCAAAGATCGTGCGGAACGATGACAATGAGCTGACCTACCGGACCACGGATCCACCACGGGATGTCCACGTGAAGATGCTGCAAGAGAATATCGACACCCTGGAAAAGGTATTCAACTATGTGGCCAAAACGTACACGTCGAAGCGTTGTCTGGGCACCCGGCAGATCCTTAGCGAGGAGGATGAAGTGCAGCAGAACGGTCGAGTCTTCAAGAAGTACAACCTCGGTGACTACAAGTGGAAGACGTTCACCGAGGCGGAGCGCACGGCGGCTAATTTCGGGCGCGGTCTGCGAGAACTCGGCCAGAAACCACGCGAGAACATTGTCATCTTTGCCGAAACGCGAGCCGAGTGGATGATAGCTGCCCACGGATGCTTCAAGCAGGCTATGCCCATTGTCACCGTCTATGCTACGCTGGGCGATGATGGAGTTGCTCATTGTGAGTAAATTGCATGATGGATTGGAATGAATGTGGttttaaagtaatattttgCTCTGTTGCCAGGCATCACCGAAACGGAAGTCACCACGGTTATCACCTCCCATGATCTGCTGCCCAAGTTTAAGACGCTGCTGGACAAGTGCCCATTGGTGAAGACCATTATCTATATTGAGGATCAGCTGCAAAAGACGGAAACCACTGGCTTCAAGGAGGGCGTCAAGATCTTGCCGTTTAACCAAGTTGTCAAGACAGGACAAGACAGTAAATTTGGTACGTTTTGAAAGGGTCTTAAAAGATGATTTATTTCAATGTCAATCACACGATAAATTTGCTAAAATGCATCGTGTTTCACACCGAAAAGGGTGTGGGCTCGACGTGTTCACCATCGGCGTTATCCTCAGGCGCCCGAGCCGTTGCCATCGATGTGGATGCAACCGGCTTCTGCACATCATTATCATCCACAACATTGCTCATCCTTTCGAGGTCATCAATGTCATCTTTTTCGGTTACTCTGTTTTCACTATCAGAGCCTTGTGCTAATTCTGCTTCCGGCAAGTCGTTGCAATAGCGCCATCTAATCGAGACAGAATGTTTTGAGGGGTCATCCAGTGTTTTAATCTAGAACTCTCACCTCATGTCAGTACTGGAAAAACCGACGGGTTGCAACAGAATCGGCTTTGTTTGATCTACATATCCATGCACAAGACTGGGACCTGGTCCTATGTTCAAATCTTCCGCCTTAGCCTCAAGGGTAACTCCTTCGGTTATCTTCTCCTCGACTCCTTCTTGCTTAGAGGAATATGTGCGATACGCCCGAAAGATGAGAACGCCGCAGTATACGCCAAATAGTGTAAAAAATACGAAGCAGCTTCTCGGCTTTCCCGACGTTGAGCCTAGTAAAGCATTGCATTGTTGCACACAAGTCAAGGGCGTTAGGGTGATGAATTCCTCAAGGATTTCAGCCATTTCGAATGGTGTATGAACTAAAAAATCACCCTAAACAATTTGGAAAGagtttttttgtgtttaccGAAAGTATACGCTTTAAATTCAGCACTGAAATGTTGACAGCATATGTGTAGCGTGCTATGAGCAAagaatttgttaaatattactaatttactttatattgTATCCCACAGAGCACGTTCCACCCAAGGGCGATGACATTGCCATTATCATGTACACTTCCGGCTCCACTGGCACACCTAAGGGTGTCCTCCTCTCTCACAAGAACTGCATTGCGACAATGAAGGGCTTTGTTGATATGGTGCCTATCTATCCGGATGATGTACTGATCGGATTCCTGCCCCTGGCTCACGTTTTTGAATTGGTTGCGGAAAGTGTGTGTCTCATGACCGGCGTTCCAATCGGCTACTCGACCCCCCTGACTCTGATCGACACTAGCAGCAAGATCAAACGCGGGTGCAAGGGCGATGCCACCGTCCTGAAGCCCACCTGCATGACTTCGGTGCCGCTGATATTGGATCGCATTTCCAAGGGCATTAACGACAAGGTTAACTCTGGCTCGGCGTTCAAGAAATCACTCTTCAAATTCCTTTACCAGTACAAAGTCAAGTGGGTGCAGAGGGGGTACAAGACGCCGCTGATTGACAAGTAAGCACGATGTGCTAATAAGGATCATGAGTTTGTAACTAAATCTTATATTCATTTACAGACTGGTGTTCAAGAAGGTGGCAAAGCTTATGGGTGGCAAAGTGCGCATTATCATGTCCGGCGGAGCCCCTCTGTCAGCAGATACACATGAGCAAATCAAGACCTGTTTGTGCTTGGAGCTGATTCAGGGCTATGGCCTTACGGAAACTACGTCTGGAGCCACTGTCATGGACTGTAAGTGATCGCAGATAGACCTTTCTTTTGAAAACAAGTAACTAACTTTACACCCAATACAAGACCGTGATATGACCTATGGACGCACTGGAGGACCATTAACTGTCTGCGACATCCGTCTAGTCAACTGGGAAGAAGGCAACTACCGCGTCACAAATAAACCTTATCCCCAGGGTGAGGTTCTCATTGGCGGCGAGTGTGTCTCCCAGGGATACTACAAGTTGCCCGGCAAGACCAACGAGGACTTCTTTGAGGAGGATGGGCAGAGATGGTTTAAAACCGGCGACATTGGCGAAATTCAAGCTGATGGCGTACTTAAGATTATTGGTAAGTTGTTTAGCACAGTgctttttctttcaattttttaatacGCTTTTTGCAGATCGTAAGAAGGATCTGGTTAAGCTGCAGGCCGGCGAGTATGTTTCCCTTGGCAAAGTTGAATCTGAGCTGAAGACTTGCGGAATCATTGAGAACATTTGCGTATACGGAGATCCGACAAAGCAGTACACAGTGGCGCTGGTCGTCCCCAACCAAAACCATTTGGAGGAGCTGGCACAGAAACATGGCCTGGGTGAGAAGACATTTGAGGAGCTGTGCTCATCACCGATCATAGAGAAGGCTATTCTCAAGGAAATTGCTGAGCATGCGCGGAAATGTAAGCTACGATGAAGATCTGAGtatttttcaaagtttttaataacaaattgtttaatctTAAAggtaaattgcaaaaatatgaGGTTCCCGCCGCCATCACACTGTGTAAGGAAGTCTGGTCACCGGACATGGGGCTGGTAACCGCCGCCTTCAAGCTGAAGCGCAAGGATATCCAGGACAGATATCAGCATGATATTAACCGCATGTACGCCTCATGAAAGTCAATGTACTAAGCCAGAGGTACCAGATGcagcaacgacaacaacacgCAAACATTAAAGCAGCAGCAATGAAGCTAGTGTGTACTAATTGTTTTTAGTAGCACCCCACACAGCATAAGCATGCATACGAAATCCAAAACCAAACTAGCTTAAGTCCTAAAAGATCTAAATGCCGAGCAGTACATGAAGGAAAACGATTAGCCGCATGGCGCATGTAAAGACAGACAGAATGTtctcattttcctttttcgtttcgttttatCTTATTTGCTAGAAATCGAAAATTGCTCGTTTCTCATTTTAATAAAGTTCGTCAAAGACTTGTTTGGCAGGTATGTAGCTGAAGCTGGGTTTGGTTTGGAAATGCGCTGTGTATGTGCTAGGAATGCTGTTGAACAGATTGACAATGATACTGGTAATGATAACTGAATGCCGATGATGAGAAGGAATATTGTATACTGTACAGTTTTCGGTTTATAGTACATTTTGTGGCAAATTTATATTGCAgaaaaatacttatttttatattaagcTTAAGTGGTTGCCTATTAATTATGTACATACGatatacacatttatataaaagCATATATGTGTAAAATAAATCTAATATTTAGTGTACTTCTCTATGCTAAGTTAAATGTATGGAATTCTTGAAGTAATGAAATGTAGACAGCAGCATGAAAGCGACTTGATTATGAATTAAAAGCGACAACTGAAAGTAAAGAACCTAAGAATTTCCCTTGCAAATGCTTCTTTTTGGCGCAGAGTAAAATGCATCTAAACACAAATGGAACCATccaaaaattacttttaattacacAAAGGCATAAAGGTTACAAAGGcaattgtaatatatattttagctcaatttagttaaaaaaaggacatcaaatgaattttatgaaatatattatgtaAAACACGTAAAGAGAAAAGtcaaaattaatatgcaacaaatgaaagacttagtaccaaaatataaaaaaaaaaacactggaATCACTAGAAGGCCAACAAAAGCGCCTATATCTAAAACTAAAAAGTAATAACATTTGTTTTAGATGTGCAAGaactttttgaataaattgtAGTCATATTTTTAGTTAAACTATGTATATTTAGGAAACGTTTAGCAATTTTCTGTGGAAACGTTACgtttcttttaaataaaattcaaatgatACAAAGATGCAATTTCGACTTCTTTAAAAATCACGAGGGAAGGCGTGTGGAACTCGTATCTCCGATTTTGTCACCCTGATCAAATAGATCATTGTTATAATAACGAACCGAGTTACgagtaataaagatataaggCAATTATTACACATAAGTATCAATgcattataatatttttgatcGTATGAAATACTGGATAAATGAATAAACGAAactattttttagttttacttGAGCGGTAACTTGCTTATGGGTTTGAAATGGGGATGTATTTGAGAACATATACTTATCGAATATCTGAATTGATATCGATCAATGGTCAGTTCATCGAAGctcctttttgctttttcgaaGAACTTTTTGCTGTGCTTTTGACTAGATCAAATGGCTTGTGAACTTGTTGGTGCGCAGTCCACTCAGCGACCAAGTCAGGATGGCCGAGTGGTCTAAGGCGCTGCGTTCAGGTCGCAGTCTACTCTGTAGGCGTGGGTTCGAATCCCACTTCTGAcaagaattttttttaatctttttAACTTCAccattaattacttatttgtTCTTCTTGCCGCGGTCAGCGTTAATTGCACTGTGCAATCCGCAAGCTCGACGGATTCGCTCAGACGCATTAATTTGTTTGAGCCTTTGACTTGTTCGCTTGCACTTGTAAATGACACAATTAGCACGCCTCGCTGCGTCCACTCGCTGCAGTGTTTACTGTAGTGTCGTTGCCCCGCCGTGCCGTGTTTGCTTGCCCCCTTGTCTCTGTTTGCTTACTCCAACGGCTTTGAGCATTTTTAAGGTCGTTCAAAAACAAGGAATGGTTAATGTCTTACTGTAAAATAATGAGCACGCGAGACCATCAGTGGTTTAAGCAAATTTTAAAACCAAGTTGCTACTAGTGCACAGTACTTTACCGAAACACTTATAGAAGAGCTGACCCACAATTTCacacaaaattagtttttaaaactttttttaattcgttaaaaaatatgaaaaaatataaaacaaatgcaCAAATGGAGTAATACCTAGAGCATAtaaaattttctaaatattaaaatttacagACGCAGAACGGGATACATGATATTGTATCTTAAAGGTATAGTCTAATATTGTAAATCTAATAATCctgttaaattttttaattacgttataacaatatataattttataccCTACCACCAATATCTTAACCTGCACACCTATTATTATGTCCATGAGTGTAAATGCAACTCAAGAACTGCAGGAAACTAAATAAGAATTTCACCACAGAATGGCACTCCCCCCCAAAAAAGATTCAGAATTCCGAGACTTCAGCTGAATGCGATGacactaataaaattaatagacCATGTCTGACTGACGGAGAATGGGGAATATGGAGCACAGCATTCCCCATAAACCCACAAGGATTCATACTCAAACGTCACGCTCAATGGATTTTGAATGACAGACCATGACTCAGGAGGACGAGAAGTCGCAgataaaattgccaaaaaaaatcgCACACATTCCGGAAAACGATAAAAGCTCacatattgttttttattaatttattatttcggATATTGTTCATCCTCATTTGATTAAGATGCttttaaaatagaaattatTATTGGGAAAATAAGTTGAAAAGATACCAAAAGGAAATTACAACATAGTAGAATGTGAGATTTGCAATCAAGTCGTACTACTTTAATCAGAGATACTAAGCTTATAGAAGAGGCACTGAAGAGACCGAAATGTTAAACAGATTCGAGCTACGTTCAAACAGAAACGGTTTCAATAACAGCATCCGATACATATTTATGGGTATCTGCAACTGAAATGCAACTGCAGATGCATCTACATCTACAAGAACTGGAGCTGCGTCATTTGGGTGGATGCGTGACTGTGGCTTTGCCTCCGTTTGATGCATTCTACAAAACGAAACTTAGTCAAATGGGAATTTGCATCGGGGCGGTGCTCTGACCTCTCATGACACATTCTCCATATctgtcatttgcatttttactGCAAATTCGAAATCGATTGTGATGTTCCCTCAACGGACTTGGGTTACATCTCTGTTTCGAATGAGATGCGAACAATGGGCAGTGCACTGACTGCGTTTTATTGGCCTGAAGCAACAGAAGGCCATATTTGCTGGGATATTTATCTAGTCAATGTTGTAATCTCAATACTTTTGCCCGCCATTCCATTTCCGCCACCAGGCCTTGTCGAACACGTCCTTCTCATACGGCGTCTGATTTCCGCTTTGCGCTCCGGCGAACTGCGGATGACGGACTGGGACTGACAGCCCGTCCGTGTCAGTGGGCGTGTTCCCGTGTCCTTTCCAGTGAAAGTTGTCTCTAGACTTTCACCGTAGAGAGTGTGCCAGTTACTTTCGATGGCATTGAAAGCGCACTTTTGCAATTGATGAATTAAATGCACTCATTTGTTGACACACAATATTAATGGTTTCTGGAACAAGTGAGATTCTATTCTTAttctatttgatttgtttacttaATTGCATTGGCATTCATAAACTTAATGCTTAATTATACACCATTACGACTTAATTGCTAAACAATGCATCCAGCTCAAACTTATAATCTGCGCATTTGAAagtatataattaaatgtgcatCAGCGTGCGTAGATGCAAGCAAAGTTTTTGAGACAAGTCGGATGCCTCCTCGAAAGCCAACTGCTGCGCTTAACAAGAATTCTTTACGCCGTGTTGCACATTTTGCGAATGTTGGCAAGTTCAAGCGGCTGTGAAAATGCACACGCTTTCCGCCGGCGGAATGGTCCATGGTGCTCCCCGTTTTCAGCAGCTACAGCCATTTGATAAGCATCACTGCCACTATATAGCTGTTTGAACGACAACAAAATGCCGCACGTGTTGCAAGTTCATAGAATTGAACAACTTTCTCTATGAGCCAGTGCATTAATATGCCGTTTCGCAGGGCATGACTATTTTAACGCACAACAGCGGGGTAGAAATACAGATAATGAACATTCTAATAAGTtcttaaatttgtttcaaCAGTATCGggattttaaacattaatttttaatactCAGAGCTGTATTTGTGGACTGTAAAAGAAACCCCATCAAAAAATCAGAATGCCATAAAATGTTTGAATCGAAATTATGGTCAATTAATCTCCGTCCGTTTGTCTGCTCGTAAGAACGCTGTGATTTTGGATAATTGCCATACTCACAAAAACGCTCAAATCgccaacatttttgaaaagtgttttgttttaattttgtcaatttctatggaattaagttttaaatttctcCTTCGCACTCCAACTAGTCGAGAAAACTGGCATGTATCTTAAACACagaatttgtataattaatgTGGTaaggtaaattaaaatttagaTATTTAAGTAAAGTAATTTATAccatttcaattattatttatatttatttgcacctATACCAGTGGGGAAACATCGCACAATTTTCCCTATTATTCCGTTTATCTTCAACTGCatttctctcgctctctttcaGATAGTTAACGGTAAAGTTGGGACTCTAGATACAGCGCAGTCGCAAAGAGCGACTTTTTCTCTGAGAGAAAAGCTCTTGACAGTTCTGAAACTGTaactaattttaatcaaaacatATCGAACCCCCCCGAACACAACTTCCTCACCGGCATTTCcaacatttgtttgtttccaTTCGAAGATTTCCATAGCCGAGCTGGGCGAACATTTGATtgaattgttattgttacGAGAGTGGGGCACATgctatttgttgtttgtatAGATTTGTACCTGTCCTGGCCCCTCACTTCTCCCCTCTGCCAGGACAGTCTTCTTTTTCGGGCTTTTCTATTGCCATTTGGAAAAGTGCACTTTTCGGGCTGCGGTCtgagtgttgtgtgtgtgtgtgtttgtgtgcttgtTTTGTTCAAATAACTAGTACAACGAATGTACGTGAGTGGATTTTTGCAGATAGCAACTTCACCGatgtattcgtattcgtatttgtCTGCATCTGGAATTTTTGGTCGAGCGAATTGGTCTACTTAATGCTTGAGTAGTCCCTGTTTTCCACGTAAACCCAATGCGACCCTGACCTATTTATTTAGCCCATCTATTTCTTTCTATTTCCCCATTCCATTGTGATGGAGTcgactgaactgaactgactGTTGTTCGAAACTTTTTTGCATATTATGTCCTTCACAGGCAGTTACACATTCACACGTGCAGACGTCATTCCCACGTCACTCATCGTTGTGTCATCAGTTGGAAAAGCAAGTGCACAGGAAAAATGAAGGGTTATTTTGCCAAATGGCGTAAGTAATctaaatttaactttaaacaTAGCTTTGACTGTTCCTATTCATGTTCGGATTATTCGATGATTAATTCATACAAATATGGTTGGCTTTAGGGCTTGAAAACTgcattcaatatttttgtcCTGTGTGCCATTCCCGTTATTTCATCCTTTTGACACGCAGTGATCCATGTCCGTCATTGTGAGTTGGCCAAGTGTCACCGACAGTGACCGGCAAATGTCGGGCACAAGCGTTTAATTGACATAATTAGCTGCCTGTCTTCTCGCATTTGTCTGCCGCAAATGGAGTCAGTCTGTTTTGATTACCCAAGCGGTGAAAGTGCTCATATGCGCAAATAGAAAACCACTGAACGCACGTCGAGCTGATGTTACgttttgtttaatgtttaatttatttaacctCTCATTTGGAAATCGAACCCTATGactcattaaatatgcatatttattccACAGAAAGGCCTTACCATTTACATGTATCAGAACGTTAAGTGATATcgatttcaaaatttaataacgattttgaaaatattatatgttatatgagtacaaaaatgaaaagcttGTGCTGAAACTATAAATAAGCAAGATTAATGAAAATTGCTATCtgtattgtatgtatgtatgtatgatcTAGACATCCTTTTTAACTAGGCAAATAGCAAAGTGTGCAAGGATATTTAAGatcctttttggtttttccaaAAATTAGAACAGGTATCTTAGGTTTTATTTCGGCACTATGCATTTCTTTGGTAGTAGTCTGCTGGGTCTTGCAGCTTTAAGAGTTGGCTTTGAGCGCACCTGCAGCAGGATTGGTGGAGTGAAACATTTTCCCGGCATGTTGTcgacatttttatggctgccaTGTTTGCTTACTGTCCCGGTCCGTATCCTTCTCCTTTCGCCTGCCAGCCACTTGGCTGcccaattaaaagttttagcACATTTTCACTTGAAATTAATTGTCGGTGAACGTAATTCATGTCCGAGACACAATTGCGCTAAAGGAGCGCAGCAGCGCAGGACCCAGGACTCACAAACAACAAGCGGAGGggaacaggagcagcaaatgtggccaagtgCACCATCGCCAATAAAGAGAAAGGATGGCAGGAGATAGCCGAAAGTATTTAGGGCTGGTGCTACTTTGTAGTCGCTAGCTGTTGCATACTTATGTGCGCTAATGCCGGAACATTTCAACTAACTGCCTAATTTCGGAGCTTCCAGGCAAGAAAACTATGCGCATCTCAAGTTCCAGTGGATTGCAGTCAGAGGAACTAGTCAGGACTAGTTAGGCTAAGTGTGTGCTGAAAAGGGAAAGTCTAAGAATTATACGGTACCCCTAATCGTAAGTGAGGAAGAAATTGTAATCTACTGTCACATTATCAAAAGCAACAGAGTTAGATTCTTTCcaattattttgtttcaatttacttaatgcatatatatgaTACAGTGGTCAGATCCGTTCTGATCTATATACTAAATAGTTTTGTTAAAGTTTCATGCAGATAAAACAGAGAGAAACGTAACtgttgataataataaaaaatatacctACATACTTTATAAGGTCGCAAATATTATATTCACTGCGTTGCAATCTTGTGTCTGAATTCAATATACCCCATTCATGAGTATAAATATACGGAAAATGTCCTCCTTTTGTTTTACTCTTAAAgctttacacatttttcattAGCTTAAAGAACAAaggtaaatatataaattaattccTTGAAACATCGTCAAAACAATTTACATAATGTTGTGACGTTTAACCACCtcattatgtacatatttaacaGTTAAAAATGTTCAACCTTAAAAGGAAAATGACATTTTCTGAACAATGGAAAACATCATTAAAGCGAAACTACACAAATCATGGCGGAAAAGCGAGGTCGAGTTGAAGGGTCGCCGGTTATTTGGCCAGTTCCCAGCGAAAGCCATAAATAACAGCTCACCGCCATTTGGCAGggacaaaatgaaaattttcaattaagttaaaGGCCACTGTCGATAGCTAGCCAATGTCATTAGCAGGTGGAGGAGCCGGAGTTTTAGCACGGGCAGCCAGGCTACAggacataaattaaaatcgaagCCAGGGCAATTTAATGTCCATTCAATGGCAGTCCGTGGCAGGCAGGTGGCCATAAAATGACATAAAACGGCACATTTCGGTGTTTAAATAATGCTAGAAATTGCATTTAGAATCTATCTGCCTTTGGCAGATGGGGATTGGAGTATACTGACCGCCGCAACTAATTGacaattcaaaatgttttgggATGTCGAGTGGAGCTGGCGTGCCGGTCATAAAGTTAataagcaatttgcataacaaattgTCTAAAACGCTGACAACATGTCgcatggaatggaatggccGAATGTGAATCCGAATGGGACCGAGAGTGCAACTCTGGTGGGCTAATTTTGCAGGCtccacgttgcgtatacgcagtgtgggcCGTCGAGTGGGcatgcatttaattgtttccaACCGCACAATCCCCGTCCCAGTCCCAGTTCCAGTCCCAGTCCCTCCGGTCATGGCATTCGTGCACTTCGGATTTTTGCAAATGTGCATGAACGTAATTTATTCTCGGGCTGTTAATTAGCGCGACAACATTCCAGCGGCCGAGTCGGTCGGTTAATTAATCGACTAATGTAGTACCTTTTGGCCTGATCTTTGGATGGCTCAAAGCCATTATCGGGGATTTATATCTTTTCAATTTACGCCTTCTAGCCGAGTGATTATGACACGATGACGAGCTTATTAGGTTTTACGAAATGAACTAAAGTTGGTTATCCATAACATATTTCAAAGTTTCTTCAAGTTAATCGATAGAAACTATATGTTAATGCCTTTTATCAGAAATGTCAGAGAATTTAACTTCTTTTGGGGCATATAAAGTGACAAAGCAGTATCCAAATAGGAAACACCAGAAGTCGGCATAGTGATGATCATAAGTAAACTTTGCGACTCT
This window contains:
- the LOC6733574 gene encoding long-chain-fatty-acid--CoA ligase 3 isoform X1, which encodes MTAVLMELQKKMDSFWVQSAIGAIKAIAFVYDIITLPVYLVLQKPWKRRQDSRRVKAKPINQKMLVDESKYAPDDIEAKIVRNDDNELTYRTTDPPRDVHVKMLQENIDTLEKVFNYVAKTYTSKRCLGTRQILSEEDEVQQNGRVFKKYNLGDYKWKTFTEAERTAANFGRGLRELGQKPRENIVIFAETRAEWMIAAHGCFKQAMPIVTVYATLGDDGVAHCITETEVTTVITSHDLLPKFKTLLDKCPLVKTIIYIEDQLQKTETTGFKEGVKILPFNQVVKTGQDSKFEHVPPKGDDIAIIMYTSGSTGTPKGVLLSHKNCIATMKGFVDMVPIYPDDVLIGFLPLAHVFELVAESVCLMTGVPIGYSTPLTLIDTSSKIKRGCKGDATVLKPTCMTSVPLILDRISKGINDKVNSGSAFKKSLFKFLYQYKVKWVQRGYKTPLIDKLVFKKVAKLMGGKVRIIMSGGAPLSADTHEQIKTCLCLELIQGYGLTETTSGATVMDYRDMTYGRTGGPLTVCDIRLVNWEEGNYRVTNKPYPQGEVLIGGECVSQGYYKLPGKTNEDFFEEDGQRWFKTGDIGEIQADGVLKIIDRKKDLVKLQAGEYVSLGKVESELKTCGIIENICVYGDPTKQYTVALVVPNQNHLEELAQKHGLGEKTFEELCSSPIIEKAILKEIAEHARKCKLQKYEVPAAITLCKEVWSPDMGLVTAAFKLKRKDIQDRYQHDINRMYAS
- the LOC6733574 gene encoding long-chain-fatty-acid--CoA ligase 3 isoform X6, with translation MFIEDDAQMDSFWVQSAIGAIKAIAFVYDIITLPVYLVLQKPWKRRQDSRRVKAKIVRNDDNELTYRTTDPPRDVHVKMLQENIDTLEKVFNYVAKTYTSKRCLGTRQILSEEDEVQQNGRVFKKYNLGDYKWKTFTEAERTAANFGRGLRELGQKPRENIVIFAETRAEWMIAAHGCFKQAMPIVTVYATLGDDGVAHCITETEVTTVITSHDLLPKFKTLLDKCPLVKTIIYIEDQLQKTETTGFKEGVKILPFNQVVKTGQDSKFEHVPPKGDDIAIIMYTSGSTGTPKGVLLSHKNCIATMKGFVDMVPIYPDDVLIGFLPLAHVFELVAESVCLMTGVPIGYSTPLTLIDTSSKIKRGCKGDATVLKPTCMTSVPLILDRISKGINDKVNSGSAFKKSLFKFLYQYKVKWVQRGYKTPLIDKLVFKKVAKLMGGKVRIIMSGGAPLSADTHEQIKTCLCLELIQGYGLTETTSGATVMDYRDMTYGRTGGPLTVCDIRLVNWEEGNYRVTNKPYPQGEVLIGGECVSQGYYKLPGKTNEDFFEEDGQRWFKTGDIGEIQADGVLKIIDRKKDLVKLQAGEYVSLGKVESELKTCGIIENICVYGDPTKQYTVALVVPNQNHLEELAQKHGLGEKTFEELCSSPIIEKAILKEIAEHARKCKLQKYEVPAAITLCKEVWSPDMGLVTAAFKLKRKDIQDRYQHDINRMYAS
- the LOC6733574 gene encoding long-chain-fatty-acid--CoA ligase 3 isoform X5, encoding MTAVLMELQKKMDSFWVQSAIGAIKAIAFVYDIITLPVYLVLQKPWKRRQDSRRVKAKIVRNDDNELTYRTTDPPRDVHVKMLQENIDTLEKVFNYVAKTYTSKRCLGTRQILSEEDEVQQNGRVFKKYNLGDYKWKTFTEAERTAANFGRGLRELGQKPRENIVIFAETRAEWMIAAHGCFKQAMPIVTVYATLGDDGVAHCITETEVTTVITSHDLLPKFKTLLDKCPLVKTIIYIEDQLQKTETTGFKEGVKILPFNQVVKTGQDSKFEHVPPKGDDIAIIMYTSGSTGTPKGVLLSHKNCIATMKGFVDMVPIYPDDVLIGFLPLAHVFELVAESVCLMTGVPIGYSTPLTLIDTSSKIKRGCKGDATVLKPTCMTSVPLILDRISKGINDKVNSGSAFKKSLFKFLYQYKVKWVQRGYKTPLIDKLVFKKVAKLMGGKVRIIMSGGAPLSADTHEQIKTCLCLELIQGYGLTETTSGATVMDYRDMTYGRTGGPLTVCDIRLVNWEEGNYRVTNKPYPQGEVLIGGECVSQGYYKLPGKTNEDFFEEDGQRWFKTGDIGEIQADGVLKIIDRKKDLVKLQAGEYVSLGKVESELKTCGIIENICVYGDPTKQYTVALVVPNQNHLEELAQKHGLGEKTFEELCSSPIIEKAILKEIAEHARKCKLQKYEVPAAITLCKEVWSPDMGLVTAAFKLKRKDIQDRYQHDINRMYAS